A region from the Vibrio fortis genome encodes:
- a CDS encoding TIGR03643 family protein, with translation MILSEESESRIIEMAWEDRTPFEAIELQFGLSEPEVIRFMRKQLKPGSFKLWRARVSGRKTKHIKFRGSEVTRGYCPTQYKHR, from the coding sequence AGTCGCGGATTATAGAGATGGCTTGGGAAGATCGGACTCCGTTCGAAGCCATAGAGTTACAGTTTGGGCTGAGTGAACCTGAAGTGATTCGATTTATGAGAAAACAACTGAAACCTGGAAGTTTTAAGCTTTGGCGAGCGAGGGTTTCAGGGCGTAAAACCAAGCATATCAAGTTTCGCGGCTCTGAAGTTACGCGTGGTTATTGCCCAACGCAATATAAGCACCGCTAG
- a CDS encoding ParB family protein — protein MAKKRGGSPLGNTPGSIAAQQSAAKATVETLTSQLTKELEKSGQKAADFLQEKFGIESVGQQMVWKLASGNTATFNEVTLSFEQVKADTYVTFDVNGRDQSLLTKESLEDLNSLEFQQFYPAVGREVDGQIDVLDGSRRRAWFLLQEGRVKEFRILVTQDEISTSDAKALAKQLQTAKEHNQREIGLQCQTIMSSGNYTQEDVAAMIGISRPAVSKALKAASIDQRIIALFPVVNALSHTDYALLGKVMKTYQEDSKGLTAFIQKLGKRAVNVQVEHCNDENKEALLSLIKSELKIAESKKVTDKAEVTQLAEFASKGMFARKKVKGRNFSYEFGRLSKELQSELDEAIQAVLDKATQD, from the coding sequence ATGGCTAAGAAACGTGGCGGTAGCCCTCTAGGAAATACACCTGGCTCCATTGCAGCGCAGCAGTCAGCAGCGAAAGCAACAGTGGAAACGCTGACTAGCCAACTAACTAAGGAACTTGAAAAGTCCGGCCAAAAAGCGGCGGACTTTCTTCAAGAGAAGTTCGGTATTGAATCTGTTGGCCAGCAAATGGTTTGGAAACTGGCTTCTGGTAATACAGCAACCTTCAATGAAGTGACACTGTCATTTGAGCAAGTAAAAGCAGATACGTACGTTACTTTCGACGTAAATGGTCGCGACCAAAGCCTGCTAACTAAAGAGTCGCTAGAAGACTTAAACTCTCTAGAGTTTCAGCAGTTTTATCCTGCTGTTGGTCGTGAAGTCGATGGTCAAATTGATGTACTCGATGGCTCTCGACGTCGTGCTTGGTTCTTACTTCAAGAGGGGCGCGTAAAGGAGTTCAGAATTCTTGTCACTCAAGATGAGATTTCGACTTCTGATGCTAAAGCACTAGCGAAACAGCTACAAACGGCGAAAGAACACAACCAACGCGAAATTGGTCTTCAATGCCAAACGATCATGAGCAGTGGTAACTACACTCAAGAAGACGTTGCTGCGATGATCGGTATCAGCCGCCCAGCCGTGAGCAAAGCACTAAAAGCAGCAAGCATCGACCAACGAATTATCGCTTTATTCCCAGTAGTAAATGCATTATCACACACCGATTATGCGCTGCTTGGTAAAGTGATGAAGACATACCAAGAAGACAGTAAAGGCTTAACCGCGTTTATCCAAAAATTGGGTAAAAGAGCTGTCAATGTTCAGGTTGAACATTGCAATGACGAGAACAAAGAAGCCCTACTCTCTTTGATCAAGTCAGAGTTGAAAATTGCGGAATCTAAAAAAGTCACTGACAAAGCTGAAGTCACCCAACTGGCTGAATTTGCTAGTAAAGGTATGTTTGCACGTAAGAAAGTCAAAGGTCGTAACTTCTCTTATGAGTTTGGCCGTTTATCGAAAGAGCTGCAATCAGAACTGGATGAAGCGATTCAAGCTGTACTGGATAAAGCAACGCAAGACTAG
- a CDS encoding ParA family protein, producing MDTQNTTTTFQQLKTGADAYIQRRNQRLLANHRKELRNFTRAEASTYLGIDAKTLDRYVTAAEIDPRRHEDSQWSIDISEMYKVRDLLPENLRKDAKFIRSDKQKAQVMVIQNQKGGVGKTVSAATIASGLATEFHQEYRVGLIDMDGQATLSMYYAPEAEQEGYLSVGDLMMRTFDLDEGETFEQAVSEAFLETTIPNLRILPAAQSDRAMEGWFHERVFSQTLASPYSLLHDIIDSVQDEFDIIIIDTPPSLGYATFNAYYAATSVVFPLSITENDIDATCSYFSYIPQVWALLENANHQGYDFMKILLTNHRDSSTTTDLMNNLYDQFSPYLYSKEFKHSEAVRQASSLLSTVFDMSKSEYPKSKATFQSAQQNSYEVTSQILRDILNVWREQENS from the coding sequence ATGGATACCCAAAACACCACGACTACGTTTCAACAGCTAAAAACCGGTGCAGACGCGTACATTCAGCGTCGTAATCAGCGTTTATTAGCCAATCATCGCAAAGAATTGCGTAACTTTACACGAGCAGAAGCATCAACTTACCTAGGTATTGATGCGAAAACACTGGATCGTTACGTAACAGCTGCGGAGATTGATCCACGTCGCCATGAAGACTCACAATGGTCTATCGACATCTCAGAAATGTACAAAGTGCGCGACCTACTACCGGAGAATCTACGCAAAGATGCGAAGTTTATCCGCAGTGATAAGCAAAAAGCGCAAGTTATGGTTATCCAAAACCAAAAAGGTGGGGTAGGTAAAACCGTATCAGCTGCGACCATTGCTTCTGGTCTAGCAACCGAGTTCCACCAAGAGTATCGCGTTGGCTTGATCGACATGGACGGCCAAGCAACCCTCTCTATGTACTACGCTCCAGAAGCGGAACAAGAAGGTTACCTTTCTGTTGGCGATCTTATGATGCGCACCTTTGATTTAGATGAAGGTGAAACATTTGAGCAAGCCGTTTCAGAAGCATTTTTAGAAACCACCATCCCTAACTTGCGTATTCTGCCTGCAGCGCAAAGCGATCGTGCTATGGAAGGTTGGTTCCACGAACGAGTATTTAGCCAAACTCTGGCTTCACCATACTCACTGCTGCATGACATTATTGATAGTGTTCAAGACGAGTTCGATATCATCATCATCGATACTCCACCGTCGCTTGGTTATGCGACGTTTAACGCATACTACGCAGCGACCAGTGTGGTGTTCCCACTATCTATTACTGAAAACGATATCGATGCGACTTGTTCATACTTTAGCTACATCCCACAAGTTTGGGCACTGTTAGAGAATGCTAACCACCAAGGTTATGACTTCATGAAGATTTTGCTTACAAATCATCGTGATAGTTCAACAACGACAGATTTGATGAACAACCTATACGACCAATTCTCGCCGTATCTGTACTCGAAAGAGTTCAAACACAGCGAAGCGGTTCGTCAGGCATCTTCTCTTCTTTCGACAGTCTTTGATATGTCGAAAAGTGAGTACCCAAAAAGTAAAGCGACCTTCCAAAGCGCGCAACAAAACAGCTACGAAGTCACCAGCCAGATCCTTCGCGATATTCTGAACGTGTGGCGTGAACAGGAGAATAGTTAA
- the dgcA gene encoding N-acetyl-D-Glu racemase DgcA: MLLEATPYSIELATPFVISRGARTHCHTVRVTISHDQQQGIGECTPYPRYGESVESVIAQIESWTSGLISLSPQEAKQHLQSMPAGAARNAVDCALWDLISKLEGTSFPSPTFTISPAIETAMTVSIGEAEAMATQAKQYVDQGATLLKVKLDGESVVERVAAVRAAAPNSKIVLDANEAWSSLDLEQLFEQLAPFDITMIEQPLPSGEDQLLASIKHPIPLCADESCHTRAQLADLKGLYEMVNIKLDKTGGLTEALLLEKQARNEGFAIMAGCMLGTSIAMKAALPIATNAEVVDLDGPVLLGEDIEDGLKYHSGKLHLN, encoded by the coding sequence ATGTTATTAGAAGCGACTCCGTACAGCATCGAATTGGCGACCCCTTTTGTCATATCAAGAGGCGCACGAACTCATTGTCACACGGTAAGGGTGACCATATCTCATGACCAACAGCAAGGGATTGGAGAGTGTACACCTTACCCGAGATACGGTGAGAGTGTTGAGTCAGTAATAGCACAAATAGAAAGCTGGACCTCGGGCTTAATCAGCCTTTCACCACAAGAAGCGAAACAGCACTTACAATCAATGCCAGCAGGCGCAGCACGTAATGCCGTAGATTGCGCGCTTTGGGATTTGATTAGCAAGCTAGAAGGGACATCCTTCCCATCGCCTACTTTTACTATTAGCCCAGCAATAGAGACTGCCATGACCGTCTCCATTGGTGAGGCAGAAGCCATGGCAACGCAAGCCAAGCAATACGTAGACCAAGGCGCGACACTGTTAAAAGTGAAATTGGATGGTGAATCGGTGGTTGAACGAGTTGCCGCTGTGAGAGCCGCAGCTCCGAATAGCAAAATCGTACTGGATGCAAATGAAGCGTGGAGTTCTCTCGATTTAGAACAGTTATTCGAACAACTCGCCCCTTTTGATATCACCATGATTGAGCAGCCTCTACCATCAGGAGAAGACCAACTCCTAGCCAGTATTAAGCACCCTATTCCACTCTGTGCAGACGAAAGCTGCCACACGAGAGCACAACTCGCTGACCTAAAGGGGCTTTATGAGATGGTTAATATCAAACTCGACAAGACGGGCGGGTTAACAGAAGCATTACTCTTGGAAAAACAAGCTAGAAACGAAGGCTTCGCCATTATGGCTGGCTGCATGCTGGGCACTTCGATCGCTATGAAAGCGGCTTTGCCAATTGCCACCAACGCAGAAGTGGTTGATTTGGATGGCCCAGTGTTGCTTGGTGAAGATATTGAAGACGGACTTAAATATCACTCAGGGAAATTGCACCTCAACTGA
- the dgcN gene encoding N-acetyltransferase DgcN, translating to MSIAQPYLLFLGDVTDPISAKTARGIALWRPELCVGELRLTTDTVSLGLDDLTLEEALDKGAKTLVIGTANAGGVIPETWKPTLIKAAQLGFSIASGMHSRLTEIPELAELQTKEKTQLHDVRHYDAPLAVGTGKTRQGKRLLTVGTDCSVGKMFTALALEKALKELEFDAQFKATGQTGILVAGDGISIDAVIADFISGAVEAISPSFDDHQWDIIEGQGSLFNPSFAGVSLGLLHGAQADALVLCHEVGRPHIRHLPHCQLPSISATIEANLAAARLTNPRAALAGISLNTSALSEEEAKALCADWQETYQVPVTDPVRFGIQSIASYLNANF from the coding sequence ATGTCTATCGCTCAACCCTACTTACTCTTCTTAGGCGACGTTACTGATCCAATTTCTGCCAAAACGGCGCGCGGTATTGCGCTATGGCGACCTGAACTGTGCGTTGGAGAACTGAGACTAACGACAGATACAGTCTCTCTAGGGCTCGATGATCTCACGTTAGAGGAAGCCCTAGATAAAGGCGCAAAAACGCTAGTCATCGGTACTGCCAATGCCGGAGGCGTAATCCCTGAAACTTGGAAACCGACACTAATCAAAGCAGCACAACTCGGGTTTAGTATCGCATCGGGCATGCACTCCCGCCTCACTGAAATCCCGGAACTTGCAGAGCTTCAAACCAAAGAGAAAACTCAACTTCACGATGTACGTCATTACGATGCGCCTTTAGCTGTGGGTACAGGCAAAACTCGCCAAGGTAAACGCCTTCTCACCGTCGGAACGGATTGTTCAGTCGGTAAAATGTTTACCGCTCTGGCTTTAGAAAAAGCCTTAAAGGAACTTGAGTTCGATGCGCAATTCAAAGCGACGGGTCAAACTGGGATTCTCGTTGCAGGCGATGGTATCTCAATCGACGCTGTCATTGCCGATTTCATTTCTGGCGCAGTAGAAGCGATCAGCCCAAGTTTTGACGACCACCAGTGGGATATCATCGAGGGACAAGGTTCTTTATTTAATCCTTCCTTTGCAGGAGTGAGTTTAGGCTTGCTTCATGGTGCTCAAGCAGATGCGCTTGTACTTTGCCATGAAGTCGGTAGACCTCACATTCGTCACCTTCCTCATTGCCAACTCCCTTCAATCTCTGCCACGATAGAAGCGAACTTGGCGGCAGCTAGATTAACAAACCCAAGAGCTGCATTAGCGGGTATTAGTCTTAATACTTCAGCTCTGAGTGAAGAGGAAGCCAAAGCGCTCTGTGCAGATTGGCAAGAGACTTATCAGGTACCTGTTACTGACCCTGTACGTTTCGGAATCCAGTCCATTGCCAGCTATCTCAATGCCAACTTTTAA
- a CDS encoding LysR family transcriptional regulator: MNLRQLEIFYAVMKSGTVSGAAKHLHVSQPNVTRVLSHTEQQLGFALFERIKGRLVPTKEAHLLLPEAEKIYQQLGQFRNLTNKIKAGEKHLTIGAPPILSSTMLSPLIAQLCNSGDYNIEISTGNQDELCDALLKNQIDLAICFGNDAPHSLVQKTLITSEMCVITPPQDSNDDVISLKQLLSCDKTLIGLDNRDPLGAQLHQTIHTLEPDYHPSVSVRNYSTAAELVVHQVGCAIVDPWTASQYKDRVHTAKLIPAIDITVSLLYAEHNPLSISARNFVQQLEASL, from the coding sequence GTGAATCTAAGACAACTTGAGATCTTTTATGCTGTCATGAAATCAGGCACCGTCTCTGGCGCAGCTAAACACCTTCATGTTTCACAGCCAAACGTCACTCGTGTTCTCTCTCACACTGAACAGCAATTAGGGTTCGCGCTGTTTGAACGCATCAAAGGAAGATTGGTCCCAACCAAAGAAGCACATCTCCTCCTTCCCGAAGCAGAAAAAATCTATCAGCAGTTGGGTCAATTTCGGAACCTGACAAATAAAATTAAAGCAGGGGAAAAGCACCTTACAATCGGTGCACCTCCAATTCTCTCTTCCACTATGTTGTCACCTCTTATCGCCCAGCTCTGCAACAGTGGGGATTACAACATAGAGATCTCGACAGGGAATCAAGATGAACTATGCGATGCCCTATTAAAGAACCAGATCGATCTTGCGATCTGCTTTGGCAATGATGCTCCACACTCTCTCGTTCAAAAAACATTAATAACCTCTGAGATGTGTGTCATCACGCCGCCTCAAGATTCAAATGATGACGTTATCAGCCTGAAACAGTTACTGAGCTGTGACAAAACACTCATTGGTCTCGACAATCGTGACCCGTTAGGAGCACAGCTTCATCAAACCATACATACACTCGAACCCGATTACCACCCTTCGGTATCAGTGAGAAACTACAGTACCGCAGCCGAGTTAGTCGTGCACCAAGTCGGTTGCGCGATTGTCGACCCTTGGACAGCAAGCCAATACAAAGATCGAGTACACACGGCCAAATTAATACCCGCCATTGATATTACCGTGTCGTTACTTTATGCCGAACACAACCCATTAAGTATTTCAGCAAGAAACTTCGTCCAACAACTAGAAGCGAGCCTATAA
- a CDS encoding sensor domain-containing diguanylate cyclase, whose protein sequence is MTSVIGHRINLRLLVLSLCILSVAITLMNVFHSSYRAQHELIINKSLEANRVYADKMAAMTDVYVEQVMSQLKYSARLLSSRINDANFVTQETTRLNQQTDSFNSVYVVDQDGVIASIMPKSVNLKGVKLTSERSRQSLRAKAPLISDPFVSPAGNYLISMTYPIFSPQGKYLGYVGGSIYLEDSSLLSNLLSRHNYKDGSYLYVVDRNRSLIYHPQKSRIGEVVLGNDAVETVLNVGDGSKGIVNTQGVAMLSGFAMVKSTGWGIIAQTPKDRAIMELETQMQYVMFESIPVGIGTLIFIWISAICISRPLWQLANTVNKFDTTHSLSAELSNVNPWYFEASQLKVSCENTFNLVSNQIEKLHSENLTDPMTGLLNRRGLKRAIENFQNNGKPVSVLALDIDHFKAVNDKYGHQFGDQLLKQTAQLMKAQVRDADVVCRSGGEEFIIFLDGSNMEVAYEIAERIRLSIESDITSLEEGATISIGVAQWYGDTTPISLTLELADNALYTAKRNGRNRTELFS, encoded by the coding sequence ATGACGTCAGTGATTGGTCATCGAATTAACTTACGACTACTTGTCTTATCTTTATGTATCTTGAGTGTCGCTATTACGTTGATGAACGTATTTCATTCAAGCTACCGAGCTCAACACGAATTAATAATCAATAAAAGCTTAGAAGCTAATCGAGTCTATGCTGACAAAATGGCAGCAATGACCGACGTATATGTTGAGCAAGTTATGTCTCAACTAAAGTACAGCGCGAGACTACTCTCCTCTCGGATCAATGATGCGAACTTTGTTACCCAAGAGACCACCAGGCTCAATCAACAGACAGACTCGTTTAACTCAGTGTATGTAGTGGACCAAGATGGTGTGATTGCTTCAATCATGCCAAAGAGTGTCAACCTAAAAGGGGTAAAACTGACATCTGAACGTTCTAGGCAATCACTAAGGGCAAAAGCTCCTCTTATTTCCGACCCGTTTGTATCCCCTGCGGGCAATTATCTTATTAGCATGACGTATCCGATATTTTCCCCTCAAGGTAAATATCTTGGGTATGTAGGTGGTAGTATTTATTTAGAAGATTCCAGTCTTTTGAGTAACTTATTGAGCCGTCATAATTATAAGGATGGTTCGTATCTCTATGTCGTTGATCGAAACCGTTCTCTGATTTATCACCCGCAGAAGAGTCGTATTGGCGAAGTGGTACTGGGAAATGATGCTGTAGAAACAGTACTGAATGTTGGCGATGGCTCTAAGGGAATTGTCAATACTCAAGGAGTTGCTATGTTATCGGGTTTTGCCATGGTGAAAAGCACTGGCTGGGGGATAATAGCTCAAACTCCGAAAGACCGAGCTATTATGGAGTTAGAGACACAAATGCAGTACGTTATGTTTGAGTCGATTCCAGTCGGAATAGGCACTTTGATCTTCATTTGGATTTCAGCAATTTGTATTTCAAGGCCATTGTGGCAGCTCGCTAACACCGTTAATAAATTCGATACCACGCATTCTCTATCTGCTGAATTGAGTAATGTTAACCCTTGGTATTTTGAAGCGTCACAACTGAAAGTGAGCTGCGAGAATACCTTCAATTTAGTATCGAATCAGATAGAGAAACTGCATTCCGAGAACCTGACTGATCCAATGACAGGCCTTTTGAATCGCCGAGGGTTGAAGCGAGCAATCGAGAATTTTCAAAATAATGGAAAACCAGTATCTGTGTTGGCATTGGATATTGATCATTTCAAAGCCGTAAATGATAAATATGGCCACCAGTTTGGTGATCAGTTGCTTAAACAAACTGCACAGTTGATGAAAGCTCAGGTGAGAGATGCAGATGTTGTGTGTCGTTCAGGTGGGGAAGAGTTCATCATCTTTTTGGATGGTTCAAACATGGAAGTGGCGTATGAGATTGCAGAGCGCATTCGTCTCTCGATTGAGTCGGATATCACCTCTTTAGAAGAAGGCGCCACAATCTCTATTGGTGTCGCTCAGTGGTACGGCGATACTACACCTATATCGTTGACGTTGGAATTGGCAGACAATGCTTTATATACAGCGAAAAGAAATGGTCGGAATAGAACGGAGCTCTTCTCTTAA
- a CDS encoding D-serine ammonia-lyase: MTIAIDQLTQQYPLIKELISLKETSWFNPAITSFEDGLPHVGLDKSDIKDASDRLKRFAPYLAHVFPDTQKSNGIIESDVVSIPAMKATLDSEYTTHIAGQLMLKKDSHLPISGSIKARGGIYEVLVLAEKLAIDAGMLNEGDDYTLLATEPFKAFFSQFSIAVGSTGNLGLSIGIMSAKLGFSVSVHMSADAKAWKKDKLRSHGVTVVEYEQDYGVAVAQGRKEAEKDPNCFFIDDENSQSLFLGYSVAGERLKQQFAEKNIVVDAEHPLFVYLPCGVGGGPGGVAFGLKAAFGDHVHCIFAEPTHSPCMFLGVHTGLHDNISVQDIGIDNITAADGLAVGRASGFVGRAMERLLDGYITISDARMYRLLRQLSELEDIQLEPSALAGMIGPVILTNSNKYRAQMGFDDIKMANATHLVWATGGGMVPQSEMQFYLDQSFV, encoded by the coding sequence ATGACGATCGCAATTGACCAACTCACCCAACAGTATCCGCTTATCAAAGAGTTGATCTCACTTAAGGAAACCTCTTGGTTCAACCCTGCTATCACTAGCTTTGAGGATGGGTTGCCACATGTTGGACTGGATAAGAGCGACATCAAAGATGCCAGTGACAGACTAAAGCGATTCGCTCCTTACCTAGCTCATGTTTTTCCAGACACCCAAAAGAGTAACGGCATCATCGAATCTGATGTTGTCTCCATTCCAGCGATGAAAGCAACTTTAGACAGCGAGTACACAACCCATATCGCTGGACAGTTGATGCTAAAGAAAGACAGCCACTTACCTATTTCGGGCTCGATTAAAGCCAGAGGTGGTATCTATGAAGTACTCGTGCTCGCAGAGAAACTGGCCATCGACGCGGGGATGCTCAATGAAGGTGATGACTACACCCTGTTAGCAACCGAACCATTCAAAGCATTCTTTAGCCAATTCAGCATCGCCGTTGGATCAACAGGGAATCTTGGGTTGTCTATCGGAATTATGAGTGCAAAGTTGGGCTTCTCTGTCTCAGTTCATATGTCGGCAGATGCCAAGGCTTGGAAAAAAGACAAACTGCGTTCTCATGGAGTAACGGTTGTCGAGTACGAACAAGACTACGGAGTGGCTGTTGCTCAAGGACGCAAAGAAGCAGAGAAAGATCCGAACTGCTTTTTCATTGATGATGAGAACTCACAATCGTTGTTTCTTGGGTATTCCGTGGCCGGAGAGCGCTTAAAGCAGCAGTTTGCTGAGAAGAATATCGTCGTCGATGCTGAGCATCCACTGTTTGTTTACCTTCCTTGTGGCGTTGGCGGAGGTCCGGGGGGCGTCGCGTTCGGACTAAAAGCGGCATTCGGTGATCACGTCCATTGTATTTTTGCCGAACCTACCCACTCACCTTGCATGTTCCTGGGGGTTCACACGGGATTGCACGATAACATCAGTGTTCAAGATATTGGTATCGATAATATCACCGCTGCAGACGGGCTCGCTGTCGGTCGCGCTTCTGGCTTTGTTGGTCGAGCGATGGAAAGACTGTTAGACGGATACATCACCATCTCTGATGCACGTATGTATCGCCTTCTTCGCCAACTCAGCGAATTGGAAGACATTCAGCTTGAGCCCTCCGCCCTCGCAGGCATGATCGGTCCGGTGATTTTAACCAATAGTAATAAATACCGAGCACAAATGGGCTTCGACGATATTAAAATGGCTAACGCAACTCATCTAGTATGGGCGACAGGGGGTGGTATGGTTCCACAATCAGAAATGCAGTTCTATCTAGATCAATCCTTTGTCTAA
- a CDS encoding coniferyl aldehyde dehydrogenase, whose amino-acid sequence MKYDLTPVQMENALSSMKKEFAANPMPSQVSRIKKLTELKFALIEYTDKLCTAVSLDYGHRSQLDTLMADIVPCIGNIDHTIDCLPHWMMSSIRHSGALLSTSRVEVVYQPRGVVGIVTPWNFPIMLSIGPLISALAAGNRAMIKMSEFTPYTNQVLGEMLATVFDHCEVQIVEGEADIAASFTSLSFDHMLFTGSTQVGRHVMKAAAGNLTPVTLELGGKSPVIVAEDMPVDIAVERIIYGKSLNNGQVCVAPDYILLPESKIEPFIDEYKSQYQSLFVEGVYSKNLTSMANQRQYDRIMALLGEEEQAETRIEFCHSDALDPDNHRLVTHLLVEPSLTSTVMTEEIFGPLLPIIGYQNIEQAFSIVNSKPRPLALYLMTFDRDLQAEVKTRVHSGGMCINDCVFHLAVDDAPFGGVGESGLGHYHGKEGFLTFSHAKTVMETGLDHRVKHLFSAEDNELKSAVMNMFGK is encoded by the coding sequence ATGAAATATGATCTAACACCAGTGCAAATGGAAAATGCTCTCAGCTCTATGAAGAAAGAATTTGCAGCGAACCCGATGCCAAGTCAGGTGAGCAGAATTAAGAAACTAACGGAGCTTAAGTTCGCGCTGATCGAATATACAGACAAACTTTGTACAGCAGTCAGCCTAGACTACGGACATCGCAGCCAACTGGACACATTGATGGCGGATATCGTGCCTTGTATCGGTAATATTGATCATACGATTGACTGTCTGCCTCACTGGATGATGTCGTCAATTCGCCACTCCGGTGCTTTGCTTTCTACATCTCGAGTTGAAGTGGTCTACCAACCTAGGGGTGTGGTTGGGATTGTTACACCATGGAACTTTCCAATCATGCTTTCCATTGGGCCCCTGATATCCGCGCTGGCAGCAGGTAACCGAGCGATGATAAAAATGAGTGAATTTACCCCATATACCAACCAAGTGTTGGGCGAAATGCTCGCAACGGTATTTGACCACTGTGAAGTTCAAATTGTGGAGGGTGAAGCCGATATTGCAGCGTCGTTTACATCGTTAAGCTTTGATCACATGTTGTTTACGGGGTCCACGCAAGTTGGTCGCCACGTAATGAAAGCTGCTGCGGGCAATTTAACCCCTGTTACTCTTGAGTTAGGCGGTAAATCGCCAGTCATAGTTGCAGAAGACATGCCAGTCGATATTGCAGTAGAACGCATCATTTATGGCAAAAGTCTTAACAATGGGCAAGTCTGCGTAGCCCCTGATTACATATTGTTGCCAGAGAGCAAAATTGAGCCGTTTATTGACGAGTACAAGTCTCAGTACCAAAGCTTGTTTGTTGAAGGAGTGTATTCGAAGAACCTGACCTCAATGGCGAATCAAAGGCAGTATGATCGAATCATGGCGTTACTGGGTGAAGAAGAGCAGGCAGAAACTCGAATTGAATTCTGCCATAGCGATGCACTTGATCCTGATAACCATAGATTAGTTACCCATTTATTGGTTGAACCAAGTTTGACCTCTACTGTTATGACAGAAGAAATCTTTGGTCCTTTACTGCCAATTATCGGGTATCAAAATATCGAACAGGCGTTTTCCATCGTTAATAGTAAGCCTCGACCTCTCGCGTTATACCTGATGACTTTTGATCGAGACTTGCAAGCGGAAGTGAAAACTCGAGTTCATTCTGGGGGAATGTGCATCAATGACTGTGTGTTCCACTTGGCTGTGGATGACGCTCCGTTTGGTGGTGTTGGAGAGTCTGGGTTGGGGCACTATCACGGTAAAGAAGGGTTTCTCACTTTTTCTCATGCTAAAACCGTAATGGAAACGGGCTTGGACCATAGAGTAAAACACTTGTTTTCAGCTGAAGATAACGAATTGAAATCAGCAGTTATGAATATGTTTGGTAAATAG